ATCCATATCTTTTTACTAAAATGGAATTCCACcaacaaattaaaaaattctaaattaaaatattCCAGTTTAACCACATGACTTATTTTCTTGGTCATGGTTTATATTTTTCAGAAACTATTTAGTTGGGCCAATTTATGAACCTATTTATTTTGAAAcataattaaaaataggattcaaacctataaaaaaataaaaaattatggcttctaaaattcaaaaaacgggtaaaaatattacatatagaattataagtcatataagaataaaaaaagataaaaaaataatacatttggagttataacatgaatcataagATATGAAACCAAAAGGTGGTGACCAAAAAAATTAGTGAAACTAAAGTATCACTTAAAAAGaagtttcgcttattaataaagattACTAATCATGGATAAACTTGTCCAAAATGCATTGCTAGCTTCTGTTGATCCTCCTCTTGCTTCGACTGTTGCCAATGTTGCTTCTACAAAAAGTTCCTACGAATCACTTCATACCGCTTTCGCCAATAAATCACAGACATGGATTTTTAGTTTACGCGATCAACTGGCTCATGTCACCAAAGACAATCGCTCAGTTGCTGAATATCTTCGTAATATCCGTTCTCTAGCAGATGAACTTGCTACCGCGGGCTCTCTAGTAACCAATGATGAGCTCATTGTCAAAATTCTTAGTGGACTAGGGAAGGAGTTTTATACTATTGCGGGTGCCATCAGGGCACGTGAGCCTCCGATTTCATATGAAGATATGAAAAACTACTAGAtcatgaattatttttaaaacatacTGAAATCGCCCAAGCTCCTCCTCCCATTACAGTTGCCGTTGCGCAAAGTCACTCAAAAACGCCCCTATCACAATCTTCGTGGCGTCCATCATTTCCACAATCTCATTCTCATTCTAATGTATGGCGACTGCTTATAATGCCAATTTTAATGGATCTCTTCTCCGCTGTCAACTATGTGATCGTTATGGTCATTCTGCTAAATTTTGTCGCTCTCGCTCAAATAGATGTTCAAAAAATCTGAACCCCGAAATCCGATCCGATCCGAAAAAACTTGAAAAGCTCGATCCGGAAAAAAATCCAGTCTGGTTCAGTCCGGCCCGCGGGCCTTAAATAGGCCTCcttttttctcgaaaatccgGCTCGGCCTGAAACACGAAAAGTCCGAATAAAAGCCTGGCTCGACCCAGATAAAAGCCCGGGCTTTTTGAAAAATCCGATTAGTGAATGGTTAGATATAATTTTATTAGTTGTTCGAGTCTTGTGCTTCGTTTAAAGCTTTTTCTGTAAGCTTTCCCAGTTAGTGAATGGTTAGATATAATTTTATTGGTTGTTCAGCCCAAGCAATTTAGTCAAATGCAGATATACAAGCTATCTATTGGAGAGTGATTTCTTCAGGAGGAGAACTGATCATCCCGTAGGGCCTATATTTCATAGTGATTCCTCCAAAAATGGTATGTTCGAGTCTTGTGCTTCGTAAATTCATTATCGTCTGTTTTCTTATAACTCATCCTGAATGTAATAGGCCAGTACTAAACCAAAATCATGGCATCTGTTTTCGTCGGAGGATATGATTGGGGGTTATGCTCGGAAGAAAGTGGTAAAACCGAAGAAGAAATATTACAAAGATTTGCCAGCAAGTGATGTACGTGATCGTCTATCCCATATTACCAGTAACAGTGTACAATCTAAGGGCAAATAGAGGATGACTAAAGTTTCTCTGCAAGTCACATCTGAACGAAATATAGTGGGAACTCCTTCATCAAAATCGTTTAGAGTTTTGTTTGGTGGAGAGGCGCCCTTGCACACTCCTGATAGTGGTGAGTTAACCTGCCTCAATGTGCTGCAAGCTCTATTTCAGTTTTTTTAATTTTGCATTGTTGAAATGTTGTTGCAATCAAGCAGGTGCGTATTGGAGTTCAAATATTACAGAGGAATTTCCACTACCATTTGATGTGCATTCTTCATATGTGAAGAGGAAGAGATGTGAATTTTCCGGTGACTTTGGTCGAACTTTATTTAGATCCCATACAATAGAAAACAGTGAGCCTGCTGATGACTTCCTGGAAGGTAACATTCTATGTGTACTCCACATTAGCTATGAAATTGGGGGCTGGGTATTATAAGATAAACTCCTCTTCTTTTTGCAGGTTCAAATGTTGAGATGCCCCATCTCTTTAGTTCTGACTCTGAGGGTTCTGGGAACTTCAATGGTAATGCAGAGGATTTCAGTGACATCGGAGGTTATTCTTCTCGTGAAGAGTCTGATGAAATTGATAAAGGCCTTGGTATTTATTGCTCGGAGACATAATATATATTACTGATGCATGTATCACCGAGTTTCAGTTTAATCAATTTTTGTTATGTATGTCAATTGCAGAAGAAGGTATGATTCAGTTGAACCCAGGCAGGAATAAGAGACGTTCCAAGCGCTTTATTCCGGAAGAGTATTCCAGTTTGGGGGTACCTTCTGAAATATGCTCAAAGTGCAGTGCTCGAATGTGGAAACAAGAAAGGGTGAATAAGAATGTGACTAAGGGTCCTCCTATATTTTCACTCTGTTGTATGAAGAGGACCGTTAAATTGCCAGAGGTGCATCCTACTCCGCAGTACCTTTTGGAATTGTATAATGACTCTGTCCGAGGTCCAATCTTTCCACGTATGATAAGGCTTTACAATTGTATGTTTAGCTTTACCTCAACTGGTGGTAATATAGATCATTCGATAAATAAGGGGAGAGGTCCTTATATTTATAGATTGAATGGTCAAAATCATCATGCTTTTGGTTCTTTGATTCCAGATGATAGTGAAACGCCAAAATTCTGTCAGTTGTACATTTACGATACTGCGAATGAGGTGAGTAATCGGTTACGGTGGGTTAATCCTGGTGATCAgacatctgttgatagtgatTTTGTTCAGGGGCTTATCACCATGTTGGATGAAACCAATGAACTGGTTCACAAGTTCCAACAGCAGCGTGACAGATTTGAGAGTGGTGAAATTGTTGATCTCGAGGTTACACTTAAAGTTTTTAGGGCAGAAAACGGGCGTGAGAATCATGTTGGCCCAAGTAACGAGGTAGCAGGTATAATTGTGGGTGATACGGAGGATACCTGTGGATTTCGGGATATAGTTATTGATGATCAAATTAAAGGGTTGGTGCGTGCATCATACGTTCACCCAAAATTGATGGCTCTGCAATATCCTTTACTTTTCCCACGGGGAGAAGACGACTTTCACCCCATAATTAAGTTCATTAAGGGTGCTGAAAATGCAACTCGGTCTCGTGGTTATTTGTCAATGAAGGATGATTATCAATATACGTTGCATGTTAGGAGCAATGAAGGTTTGTATTTGAGGTTGATATTGGTAATTTTATTTTGCTGATTATTTTCTTGGTTTGTAGCATTAAATTTATATTCTAACTAATGTCCATATTTCAATTTGCAGGTATGACACCACGCCTCGGTGGCCGACTATTTCAGCAATATTTAGTTGATGCATTTTCGTCAATAGAACAAACTCGACTGTGGTGGTTCCGGGAACATCAGACTATACTACGCAATGAGTTGTATAGCCATATTTGTGACTCTGTGCGCAAAGGTGACTCTAATTCGTCCAATGTTGGTAAAGGCGTCATTCTTCCTGCTGGGTTTGTTGGTTCGAAGCGCTACATGCAACAGAATTTTCAGGATGTGTTGGCTGTGTGTCGTTATGTGGGTCATCCTGACATCTTTCTTACGATGATGTGAAATCCGCTATGGGATGAAATTTTGTAGATGATGGAGTATCTTCCAGGCTGCGATTCAGCAAATTGTCCGGACATTATTACTCGTGTGTTTAGGTTGAAGCTTGATCAACTTTTGAAATACATAAAGAAAAATGGCTACTTTGGTGTTTATAGCGGAGGTGCATGTGAAATTTACTTTATGTTTGTGGATTTAATATTACTTCTTATTTATTACGTACTATTCATATTTCTGCGATTTGTGCCAGTTATGTACGTTGTTGAGTTTCAAAAGCGAGGTCTTCCGCACGTTCACATGTTGATTTGGCTTGACAGTGCTTCAAAAAAAACTGAGACAGAATATGGACAGGTTTGTTAGTGCAGAGATTCTGGACCCTGATTTGGATCCGGTTGGTTATGCAGCTGTGAAAGAATTCATGATTCATGGTACTTGTGGATTGCAAAATCCAAAATGTGCATGTATGAAAGATATGCGTTGTATTAGGCATTTTCCAAAGAGGTATTCATTCTTGATTTTGCATAAATTAATTGCTTTAGAAAATCATATTGATTTATAAACAATTTTATCTAGGTATTGTGATAAGACCACTTTTGATGATAGTGGGTTTCCTATATACCGGCGTCACCAACAAGATATTTCAGTTCATGTTCGTAAGGCTGAATTGGACAATCGATGGGTCGTGCCATATAATCGTAATTTATTAGTCAAATATCAGTGCCATATGAATGTGGAGATTTATTGTCATGCACGCAACTTGAAATATCTATTCAAATATTGCTTAAAAGGTTATGATCGTGCCATAATCGAAGTTAATAGGAGGAAACGGAGGAAAAAAGCCGATTCTACTGAGGATGCTGTTGATGAGAGAAGTGCATATTTTGATGGTAGATATTTGTGTGGGGCTGAAGCTGCATACATGATATTTGGTTTTGCAATTCATCACAGGAGTATTTCTGTGGAGCGTTTGCCATTTCACCTTCCAAATCAGAGGAATTGCACTTTTCGTGCCAACGAGTCACTGGCCAAGGTTGCTGCCCAGGAGAAGTACATGCAAAGTAAACTTGAAGCATTTTTCCAGCTTAATGGTGTTGATGAAGATGCACGTCAATACACTTATGATGAGATACCACAACATTACGTGTGGAATGATAGTGCAAGGCAGTGGAATAGAAGAAAACGAGGATTTCAGATTGGGAGGATTTGCTACACACACCACAGTAGTGGTGAGTCTTGGTTCTTGAGATTGTTACTTACTAAAGTACGTGGTGCGACTTCTTTTAAAAGTATTAGGACTGTTAATGGTGTTCATTTTGATACTTTTCGGGAAGCTTGCAAAGAATATGGTTTGCTAGAGGACGACAATGAGTGGCATGAGGTATTATCTCAGTGTGCGAAAGGTGGTTTACCTCCCCAGATCCGATAACTTTTTGTTCACATTATTGTAAACTGCAAAGTGACTGATATTAAAAATCTGTGGAGTTGTCACTGGAAACATATGATTGAGGATATTTTGTTGAGGCGGCGCAGATTAGTAAAGAACGATAAATTAATTCTTAATGAAAAGCAGCTTGAGTTCTATGCCCTCAGTGGTATGTTAATTGTCATATTATGTTATTTGTCTTATTAATGTTATGCTCAATGATAACCTATGTCAGGATTATGTGAAAAATAAACTTTTTTTTGTTTTGTAGAGATTCACGAGTTGTTTCGTTCTATTGGGAAGTCGTTGAAATTTTTTGATCAGTTACCTCAGCCTCCTGACAGTTACTTGAACTTTGGCAACAATAACTTGGTACTCGAAGAGGCCAATTGCGATGTGTTGCAGATGAAAGCTGAGTATGAAAAGTTGTTGCAGAGTTGTAACCAAGAACAAATGCAAGTGCACAATCCTGTGCTTCAGTCTAGTAACAGTGGAGATGGTGGTCTTTTTTTTGTTTACGGCAGTGGGGGGTGTGGGAAGACCTACCTGTGGAGGACTCTCATAGCAAAATTACGGTCAGAGGGCGAAATTGTCCTTCCTGTAGCAATATCTGGAATAGCAGCAACATTAATGCCTGGTGGGAGGACTGCGCACTCAAGGTTCAAAATTCCCATTATTCTTGATGAATTTTCTGTATGTGGTATAGGCCATGATTCAGATATTAATCAACTGATCAAGCAAACTAAGCTCATTATTTGGGGTGAGGCTCCTATGCAACATCGACATGCATTTGAGTGTTTAGATCGTTCGTTGAAGGATATTATGAAAGCTGTTCATCCATCTCGCTTGGAGCTTCCTTTTGGTGGTATCACCGTCGTATTAGGTGGTGATTTTCGACAAATCTTGCCTGTGATCCCACTTGGTGAAAGAGATGATGTTGTTTCAGCTGTCATTACACGTTCGCGGTTGTGGGATATTTGCAATTTTTTCCAGCTGAAACAAAACATAAGATTACATAAAGGGAATTCCAATATAGAGCTTGAACAATTGAAACTTTTCGGCAAATGGGTTCTTGATATTGGAGAGGGTAAGGTTGCAGCACCTGAAGGTCTGCACAATGATGATGCCATAACAATTCCTGATATGTTTTTGTGATATGAAGAGTAACAACACTGTTGAGAAGATGATTTTAAGTACTTATCCCAATTTTATGGAAAAGAGCTTGGTTCCTCGGTACTTAAGTGAGAGAGCAATTTTGATACCAACAAACCAGACTGCTGGGCTGCTAAACTCTTTCATTGTTGAAAAAGTTGATGGTGAGTGTTTTTCTTACTTCAGTGTTGATGTTGCTGAGGATTTTGGAGGTAGTGAAGACGAACTTAATTCAGCATTTCCTGTAGAGTATTTAAATGCTATTAACATACCAGGATTGCCACTacatgaattaaaattaaaagttGGGGTGGTTGTAATGCTAATGAGGAATTTGAATCAGACATTGGGTTTGTGCAACAGAACTCGCATGATTGTGACAAAGTGTCTAAAATTCTGTGTTGAGTGTGAGGTGATATGCAGGTCTTTTGTGGGTAGTCGCCATTTTATACCACGTATGGAGTTATGTCCCAGTGACACCAGGTTGTCCTTCAAATTGGTACGTAAACAAATGCCTCTGCAGCTCTGCTATGCGATGACTATAAATAAATTCCAGGGCCAGAGTCTTGAAAATGTTGGCCTGTATTTGCCAAATTTTATTTTTTCCCATGGTCAGTTCTATGTATCAATCAGTAGGGTTACATTGCCAAAAGGTCTATCTATCTTTGTTGATGATAAAAATGGAAATGCCACCAATATAACAAACAATGTGGTGTATAAAGAAATATTTTGCGCTTTACCTAAGACGTAGAATATACTTAGTTATGTTTTGTGTGTGGTCAATGTAACACATTTTGTTAGTAAGCTAAATTTTCAGTTATGATTAATATAAGTTATGTTGATATGAACATGGAAAATGTAGTGGAAGTTGGAATCTTTATAAAGTTATCTTTATCCTTATTACCAGGAAATAGTATATTTGATGGCTAGATGAGCATTTTCTATGAATGGTAATCAGGTGTAATTGCTAAAAATTCCAGGCACAGGGTTACATTACAAGTTTCtgtagctatttgacactttTAATTTTGAGCACAAAATTTCCCTCATAAAGAAATTGTAGCTTTTTTCCTTGCTCAAATTTGTTGTTGCAGCTTAATTTGTTCCATCCACAAGCCAAATCTGCATTTTCTACCCCATGGAAGAATAACATCAGTCCATTGTTTGTTGTAGAACTGCAGTGTGACCAATTTTCCTATTTTTCAGGCTGATAAAGTTTAAGCGTTTGAAATTTGTCCTGGTAGGGTTAGTGAGTTGAGTTGGTGTATTGTCAGTTTTTTTACTTTTGTTACTGGAGACTGCAAATATAGTTTCAAAAAATTTCCCAAACTAATTACAAGGTAGCCATACATTTTAGGTATGGCAACATACAATTCTATCTTTTTCTGAGTATCAAGTTGTGGATCAGCGAGCTGAAAGAGAAAGCTCTTGGTATCTTGATCTGTGATGCAAAAGACATGAGAACTATTGTATGACATATTTTTGTGAAAATATGGTTCCTTTGATTGTTGGTGAATTTAATTGGAATCATCAGTTGGCTTGAGAGTGTTAATTCAGGCTCTGGGACATATTTGGTCTGCAGTCATTCCATAAATAATTGATTTATCTTTAATAATAATTTTCTTCTTCATAGCCCCAGAAGAAAAAATGAGCATTTCAGTTATTACTGTAACTGCAGGCAGGTTTAAAGATATTTATACAAATTAAGGTCTATTGATAAGTAGTCGAAAATTATTACAGCCTTCCCAATATTTATGTGGTGACTCTATGcttaattttttttgtaatttctGCTAAATTTGTTGACAACTGTTCTGCTAAATTAACTTCAAATACATTTTTTCAGTGCATCTAAATATCTAGCAGAAAACATGTCTGATATTGTTTAATTTCTTAGGAATCAAAGGATGATATTGTTTAATTTTTTAGAAATCACAAGATAAATTGCAGTGCCCAAGTCCCAACTGTATGTGCACTGCTGATTATTTTCCATTATATATGATTTTTAAAGTTTTAGACTCTGCTTAAAGATAAAAATGACTACAGTGACATTAGGGTCACGTCTTATTATGTATCCCTAAAGTAGATTCATTATTGTATGCATATAGTGGTATGTAGTAAAGCTCTCTAAAAAATGGATGGTAATTGCTCTGGCCTCATCTCCATGGAAGGAGATTATGTCTATCTTATTGATCTAGAAATTACGCTAACAGAGCAGTGGACCATAATGGTACGAGTGGCAAGGAAATGGCCTAATAACAATGTCCTTGGCGAGCTCAGAGGATTTTATTTGATTCTCATTGATGAATGCGTGAGTTATTGTCATATATTTAACttattgtttttatttttatgcaagtaatttaattcaaattatgTCTTAGCATAAGCGTATGCATGCTTGGGTTGGTTGTGAACAAGTTCCAGATGCAGCCGACATGTTTGAACAAGGGAAAAACTTTATGCTACGAAACTTCATCGTAGAGCCCTTCTCTGGAAAATATCGATGTTTCAAAGGACAGAAGCACATTGTTGTTACCAGTGGTACATCTGTTACACCTCTTCCTGATGCTTGGGGTCTGATTCCTCATGATGTGTGTTACTTCACCAATCTTCAAGATATTGAAACCATTGAGCCTAAAGATAGTTATTAAATAGGTAAGGTTTTTATTTTAGTCTGTTTAAATTTTATACTTCATTCTGTTTATTCACCTCAATCTAATATATAATTATGTAGATGTTGCTAGAATCGTGGAAAATGTTAGGGTCGTTCAAAATGTTACTAATAAAAGAGGCGAGCAACAGAAATATATTGACTTTACCATTTCTGACTTCAGGTTAATATAATTTTCATAGAATATGGTTTATGCTTCCTTCAAAATATTAATGTTTAGTGGAGAGTTTATAATGATTATGCCTAAGCAGCTATGAGGTTAGAGTACGCCTTTGGAATGAATTGGCGCATTCCTTTGAGATTTTATACTACGATTGTACGGAGTATCCTGTTATCATTATCATTCACTCAGCCAGAATGCTTCGCAATGACTATAATGGTGTATGTAGCTTAACCAGCATGCTTGCTACCTCATTTGACTTCAATTCCAACTGTGCAAAAGTGGACAACTTGCGTAAAAGGTATATCTTGTGAAGTTATTTATTATTTGTCACAAATATTTGTGATTTTTTGCTAATTCGCTTCTTTTCTTTTGTAGATTCTGGGAAGTTAATGGGATGGAACAGCAACCTTCAAGTTATGGGAATGATTTTTAAAAACGTAGTGGTTTTGCTCTATTACTTTGGTTTTGGTCATAATGTTTGTGATGTGTATTATCATGTTTCCTGTATAATTATGTTTGGTGTTGTTAATGCCCCAACGTGTTGTAAAATCAGTCTCGCTCTGTAAGGATGTGAAAGTGACTACAAACATGTCATATTATGTCTCCCAACGCTCCCGTTAGTAGTATGGTTGGTTAGTAGTGTGCTGGGTTACTACTTGGTTCCATTGTAACTTTGGCTGTCTTACTACATgtttaaatataaatttattaatttatgcATGAACCTCCTATGTAGTTAGAGCAAAAAGTTTCATTTTTAGAATTATATATTATTGATTCAGATAAGTATTAGCAATCATATCGTACATAATATAATATATAacataaaaattattttcttatatTAAGAACACCaacatattttaattatattaattagTAAACAGActcttaaaaatatttattaatattaaaaacTAAATAACCTGATTTTTTTTAAGTTCATTAGTATTATAATATTAATCCGATTACTAAGAATGGAATAGAACTATATGTATTTTTGTGCTAaaattttatttacattttaacaTGTTGAACCAAAAtcttttaacatgaaaatatcaattttaaatattataatttataatttaaattatattactACTCATTTGGTGTTGTAAAGAATCATTTATCGTTGTACGTTTGTTAACATTTGAAATATTGaaattcaaaattcaatttttcaaaaatttagAAATGATAAAGacataaataatatataatactttAATTTCAATATTATCGCaatataaaatagtttaaagtaGCTAAAAGAAATTGAGAAGAAAAATAGATAACATATTTTTAAAGTGACATGAAAGATGAAGACAAAAATGAGGGTAGTTTAGGTAAAATTTAAAGTAGAATGTGCAACTATAACTCTAAGATGTGGAGATATCACCATCCAAAAGAAATTGAGAATAAAAGAGATATAACATATATTTAAAATGACATGAAAGATCAAGACAAATAGAAGGGTAGTTTAGGTAAAATTCAAGGCAGGGTGTGCAACTACAACTCTAAAGTGTGCAAATATCATTACTCTacatattacataaaatttattttcttatATTAAGAACACCAacttattttaattatattaattattaatcaaaCTCTTAAAcatatttattaatattaaaaacaaaataagcTGATTTTTTAAAGATCATTAGTATTATAATATTAATCCAATTAATAAGAATGGAATGGACCTATATCTATTTTTGTGCTAaaattttatttacattttaacaTGTTGAACCAAAATCTTATAACATGAAAATatcaattttaaatattataattctaaaatttaaattatattaccACTTATTAAGTGTTATAAAGAATCATTTATCGTTGTAAATTTGTTAAtgattaaaatattaaaattcaaaactcaatttttgaagaatttagaaatgataaaatacacaaataatataataatacTTTAATTTCAATATTATCGAAATATAAATTAGTTTGAAGTAGGAAAAATAAAttgagaataagagaaaagacatatatttaaaataatatgaAAGATGAAGACAAATTTTAAAATAGTGCATGTAACTATAATTCTAAGATGTGCAAATAATACCCTCCATTTTTTTTCTTGCACTATATATACTAATAATTGAAGGAATATGTTAAAACCCCCAAATTTTCTTTGTGTCAGGCAATCTTTTATTTTATTGTTTATATGCTCATGAACTGCCTCAATGTAATTGCAACCATGTCATTAACTTTAACAAAAGAGTCGTATACGTGGTAAGGGTTAAGCCCGGTTTTCTAAATTGTTCAGTACCACTTGCATGCCGTTGTTATTATCAAGCTGCACGTGTCCTATATAAAAATTTACTGTAATAAGTAATTGTGTCAGTACTACTTTCTCTTGCTAAAAGAATAATTATTGAGTGAAGAGGAGTGGATCATTTACACCCACAAAAGTATAGCAAGGACTGGGAGCAACAACTGCAAGCAAGATGCGGTCGTCAGTTAAGACCTTTACTTCCTTATTAAAGTTTCAACCATTTTATCTCATTCATTTACAGGTTTGCAGATCTACAAATATGGAACTTAACAAGTACGACTCATTAATGAAGTTGGAAATGTCTTCTTATGACTGGTGTTGTCGAGTAAGAGCACAGGCGGTGTGGAAAGGAATGAACCGGCAAACGCATGAATTTTGGGGAATGAATATGCTAATAATTGATGATTCAGTACGTTTTTACTAACCTTAATCCATCAATCTAATATTACGCCTTTACTATATGCCGCAATATTAAAATAATCTTAATATATTATCCTTAATAATCAAATTATTTTAGAACAACCGTATCCATGCATATGCGAACGCAAAAGTTTGTGAAAACATAACAGAGGGTTTTGAGGAAGGAAATGTTTACATCTTGGAGAACTTTAAAGTGAAGGACTTCCTAGGCGATGAAAATTATAGACCTGTGAGAAACAACAAACACATATATTTCTCAAAGGATACAAAATGGACAAGAGAGAACAGTGAGAACCCACTGAAAATTGATAAGTACGCTTTTGATTTGGTTCATATGAAAGACATAGCTAAGATGGCTAACGACAATCATTTTTTAGTAGGTTAGTGGAAAAATTCAATATTTTAATTTTCACACTTTTACAAAAACGCTTTGCTTTCTTGTGCTATAACCAATTATCTACTTTCCCGTTTAACATTGTAGACATGGTGGGCATCATGAAAAATAAAAGCCCCATTGTTCAGAGTAGTAAGAATGATCAGAACTAGTACCGTCTAAAGTTTGAAATTGTTGATGGCGGGTTAGTACATTCTTTTGCTAGATACCCTATACAATTTCATGTAATCCATGTTCTGAACAAAACAACAATAAATTATGTGAATTAGGCAAACAACAAAGGTGACACTGTTTGATAAATTTGCTTTGGAAGTTGATCAGCGCTTTTCTAAGGCGACTGGAAGAGATGTCATAGTAATTATTTCATGTGCTAGGGTCACACGATATGATGGTTAGTAAATTAggtatatatgtttatagtttcGATTGTTATTTGGCATAAAATAATTTTGTTCTTCCACAATGGGCAGGTGAACCGCAACTCACAAATTACCCCGCTACAAGGATCTACATTGAACCTGATCACTACTGTGTTGACATGCTGAGGAAGAAGTGATGACCTTAATACTCTTTCTTAAGAAAAATAAGGTTAATTTGTATTTGCTTAACTACTCGCTACTAAATATAGGGTACAAGAATCTATGCATCTTTCAGATGGGGATGATGAAATGGAAACTCCTGTGATGACCGTGATGCAGATAAAATCCTTACAATTGAAGGATATTGAGGTATCCCTTCACAGTACCAGCTTacatatattaataatttaattatacCTCAGAACTCTGT
This genomic interval from Apium graveolens cultivar Ventura chromosome 8, ASM990537v1, whole genome shotgun sequence contains the following:
- the LOC141679380 gene encoding uncharacterized protein LOC141679380, yielding MIEDILLRRRRLVKNDKLILNEKQLEFYALSEIHELFRSIGKSLKFFDQLPQPPDSYLNFGNNNLVLEEANCDVLQMKAEYEKLLQSCNQEQMQVHNPVLQSSNSGDGGLFFVYGSGGCGKTYLWRTLIAKLRSEGEIVLPVAISGIAATLMPGGRTAHSRFKIPIILDEFSVCGIGHDSDINQLIKQTKLIIWGEAPMQHRHAFECLDRSLKDIMKAVHPSRLELPFGGITVVLGGDFRQILPVIPLGERDDVVSAVITRSRLWDICNFFQLKQNIRLHKGNSNIELEQLKLFGKWVLDIGEGKVAAPEGLHNDDAITIPDMFL
- the LOC141679379 gene encoding uncharacterized protein LOC141679379; this encodes MEYLPGCDSANCPDIITRVFRLKLDQLLKYIKKNGYFGVYSGVLQKKLRQNMDRFVSAEILDPDLDPVGYAAVKEFMIHGTCGLQNPKCACMKDMRCIRHFPKRYCDKTTFDDSGFPIYRRHQQDISVHVRKAELDNRWVVPYNRNLLVKYQCHMNVEIYCHARNLKYLFKYCLKGYDRAIIEVNRRKRRKKADSTEDAVDERSAYFDGRYLCGAEAAYMIFGFAIHHRSISVERLPFHLPNQRNCTFRANESLAKVAAQEKYMQSKLEAFFQLNGVDEDARQYTYDEIPQHYVWNDSARQWNRRKRGFQIGRICYTHHSSGESWFLRLLLTKVRGATSFKSIRTVNGVHFDTFREACKEYGLLEDDNEWHEVLSQCAKGGLPPQIR
- the LOC141679378 gene encoding uncharacterized protein LOC141679378, giving the protein MTKVSLQVTSERNIVGTPSSKSFRVLFGGEAPLHTPDSGAYWSSNITEEFPLPFDVHSSYVKRKRCEFSGDFGRTLFRSHTIENSEPADDFLEGSNVEMPHLFSSDSEGSGNFNGNAEDFSDIGGYSSREESDEIDKGLEEGMIQLNPGRNKRRSKRFIPEEYSSLGVPSEICSKCSARMWKQERVNKNVTKGPPIFSLCCMKRTVKLPEVHPTPQYLLELYNDSVRGPIFPRMIRLYNCMFSFTSTGGNIDHSINKGRGPYIYRLNGQNHHAFGSLIPDDSETPKFCQLYIYDTANEVSNRLRWVNPGDQTSVDSDFVQGLITMLDETNELVHKFQQQRDRFESGEIVDLEVTLKVFRAENGRENHVGPSNEVAGIIVGDTEDTCGFRDIVIDDQIKGLVRASYVHPKLMALQYPLLFPRGEDDFHPIIKFIKGAENATRSRGYLSMKDDYQYTLHVRSNEGMTPRLGGRLFQQYLVDAFSSIEQTRLWWFREHQTILRNELYSHICDSVRKGDSNSSNVGKGVILPAGFVGSKRYMQQNFQDVLAVCRYVGHPDIFLTMM
- the LOC141679381 gene encoding uncharacterized protein LOC141679381, whose amino-acid sequence is MKSNNTVEKMILSTYPNFMEKSLVPRYLSERAILIPTNQTAGLLNSFIVEKVDGECFSYFSVDVAEDFGGSEDELNSAFPVEYLNAINIPGLPLHELKLKVGVVVMLMRNLNQTLGLCNRTRMIVTKCLKFCVECEVICRSFVGSRHFIPRMELCPSDTRLSFKLVRKQMPLQLCYAMTINKFQGQSLENVGLYLPNFIFSHGQFYVSISRVTLPKGLSIFVDDKNGNATNITNNVVYKEIFCALPKT